In a genomic window of Anas acuta chromosome 9, bAnaAcu1.1, whole genome shotgun sequence:
- the IGSF10 gene encoding immunoglobulin superfamily member 10 isoform X1: protein MLVFCFLVGIRWLPVAVKDGVVVSSCRMTAMHRRRPWWLEVLLGACLAALPRSTACPRLCACYVPTEVHCTFRYFTAVPPRIPPNVERINLGYNSLLKLTETDFAGLEKLELLMLHSNEINAIPNKAFTDLHSLQVLKMSYNKVSVLQQDVFYGLKSLVRLHMDHNKIEIVNPNIFYGLTSLRLVHLEGNLIKQLHPDTFVTLNYVQIFKISSIKHIYLSENALTSLPQEMFSYMSELESIYLHGNPWSCDCSLQWFAEWSRQRPDVIKCKKDRSSGAQQCPVCASPQNYKGRNFVTVPSASLTCTKPVIHHSLKFRNLTVPDDGDFSSVSTKDFMAPIGSMVLNMTDQAGSRGNLVCNIQKPKETSPLSFDKDGNNTILKTSFTAFLVCDIAYEHIQQLWSILALYSNFPLKLERNALATKMPFTAYHYKQIYSEKDELHTNVEAELRAEPPWLMQSKVALQLDRTATTLNTLHIQYFTDAQIILPSPDQKKVRNNWTIISRDNKTQTQHTVLVGGTVELDCQAIGDPAPAIEWILADGSKVRAPYISEDGRIIVVKTGTFTLRTADTFDTGLYHCIGTNYNDADILTFRITVVDPYVEHSSVNGAHLSTSVGSTLYLPCTSAAVPDAAISWVLPERVILHHSVRNKHIFDNGTLRIQGVTEQDSGYFRCVAANQYGVDLLVLQVLVRKDKNTPQKMQVAVGEWEESDGSGNAMLASARRHTNPSAPLAPLIANEESAAPASRNQVTQSAYKRHSYGKPSYRHYRDKMGRRFRGQRRQFVSSARRVDPQRWAAFLEKTKRNSTLVEKQEVEIKPAIQGRQQSKAPVDEEETSGDLSSPEQEFMIPVTESATASPLGKATPSVVPAGRSMPTSNSPAGSASLLAAEAVAPLPSPSSQSVSSDSRQPQTYLNPTITNSNSWERPALSQISANVIKQSTQQRLVSPGESPSPQLNPVSSTPRADVTDTSKPVTSENTVGKLHVFTESTNKISTKTDHQISAATVSEPNPETGHVYLHSTQKPVITKLPLGSNTITHQKIQIIQDVTTHAPQQQYGRRRKISGRRKIVRPGRIPNMKEHRYHFGKQDSVRGNTAPGVLLTSKYTSDLPTLNNLSSSINLVSPEAPLPSPSTMNMSLEHPAGAVQNTALPTAANSEHAARQRTTSAVMPFFTKSTQDTPQQKSETSAPFQTSTYRVQPFSTRPPTATYTAHVTAEIAHTVSTKIPPTLESLSPNTKSRASSKNSQGGKITGEHLFGNDTQKEVLKKLPEHQTDVFPSTEVSVLLPKTTAALPTSKISPLPFTPISVGGDPSSGFLSLNKSVHYDNGKSGEHLPTAELHSHPTPAASTTEEQDVASLKPTAIRIVTPQTDTKITKSKTFRVGRKRGQRRKRPPKTSTSRSLTTGHSTTALPPGNTAIPAVTTVKSAATPAGLTPAQPLPESARAVLVTEMPVPWSLAASDTAQHMPTAAKQTSATPSTRMNIQSVTLPPSGLIPQTPTTTTQTTPLLSKPFSATSTQPTPVGAGSKPAQQIKATTTAGEMEKKVTRENHVAQPTFPGRSEPSAGAPAATGTAAPRAQHPTPLPAPAAARTPAPTAEASSPPSGGIGFRQKPRTEGTERGKILAGSTLTVPEPSQTATPCAPPWGRDKNNPAKGRSDKRQDQETTTRSPISFHPLSRNHFAKPRIIGGKLAAFTVLANSDAFIPCEAVGNPQPTIQWTKISTGPPAAESPDGSRWTVFANGTLSIARAGLQDRGQYLCSAGSPLGTARLLVTLSVVAYPPRIAGSRPRLLTAHSGKAVAMKCQAEGRPPPTVSWVLANKTYISSSSKENERVHVQPDGTLIIEEVTVYDRGLYTCVAKNPAGTDMLVVKLQVIAAPPVILEEKRQQIAGTVGESLKFPCTVEGNPHPSVHWVLFDGTVVKPLQFVNAKLFLFPNGTLHLSNLAPSDSGNYECIATSSTGSERRVVSLLVEQRDTLPKIAAASQEMTRLNFGDKLLLNCTATGEPKPRIIWRLPSKAVVDQWHRMGSRIHVYPNGSLAIEAVTEKDAGDYLCVARNKIGDDLILMKVSITMKPAKIDQKQYFKKLVPYGKDFKVDCKASGSPAPEISWSLPDGTVINNVMLADDSGHRSRRYVLFDNGTLYLNKVGITEEGDYTCYAQNTLGRDEMKIHITVVTTAAQIKHSYKTYIKVKAGDTALLDCEVVGEPKPKVFWLLPSSDMISSSTDRYFLHANGSLSVSQVKLLDAGEYMCVARNAGGDDTKLFKLDVEAKPPIINGLYTNKTIIKVTAVRHSKKQIDCRAEGTPPPQIMWIMPDNIFLTAPYYGSRIVVYKNGTLEIRNLRPSDTADFICVARNDWGESMLVVRLEVLEMLRRPMFKNPFNEKIIAKPGKATTLNCSVDGNPPPEISWMLPNGTWFSKGIKTSQFLTGSNGTLTIYNPNRDKAGKYRCAAKNKVGYIERLIILEIGQKPSILVHPKGPVKGISGESLSLHCLSDGSPKPNTAWTLPGGFVLDRPQINRKYILLENGTLVIREASIHDRGNYVCKAHNNAGESSLTVPVIIVAYPPRITNRPPQTVHTMPGAAVQLTCMALGIPKPEIMWELPDHSILSTGNQGQASRSKLLHPPGTLVIQDPRPSDSGMYKCTAKNHLGSDFTVTYIHVI from the exons atgTCATAAAGTGCAAAAAAGACAGAAGTTCTGGCGCTCAGCAATGCCCAGTTTGTGCTAGCCCCCAGAATTATAAAGGAAGAAACTTTGTCACTGTTCCTTCTGCATCTTTAACCTGCACTAAGCCAGTCATACATCACTCCCTGAAATTTAGAAACCTCACAGTGCCAGACGATGGGGATTTCAGTTCTGTGTCTACCAAGGACTTCATGGCTCCTATAGGATCCATGGTTTTGAACATGACTGACCAAGCAGGAAGTCGTGGCAACTTGGTTTGTAACATTCAGAAACCTAAAGAAACGTCTCCACTGTCATTTGACAAAGATGGCAACAACACAATACTGAAAACATCATTCACAGCATTTCTGGTGTGCGATATTGCTTATGAGCATATCCAGCAGCTATGGAGCATACTGGCCCTGTACAGTAATTTCCCCCTAAAACTAGAAAGGAATGCCCTAGCAACTAAAATGCCTTTTACTGCTTACCACTATAAACAAATCTACTCTGAAAAAGATGAACTTCACACCAATGTAGAGGCAGAACTGAGAGCCGAACCACCTTGGTTAATGCAAAGCAAAGTAGCACTGCAGCTAGACAGGACAGCAACCACACTTAACACGTTGCACATCCAGTACTTCACTGATGCCCAGATTATTTTGCCCAGTCCTGaccaaaaaaaagtgagaaataaCTGGACAATCATCTCCAGGgacaataaaacacaaacacagcacaCTGTTTTAGTTGGGGGGACCGTAGAACTAGATTGCCAAGCAATTGGAGATCCAGCTCCTGCAATAGAGTGGATATTAGCTGATGGGAGCAAAGTGAGAGCCCCTTATATCAGTGAGGATGGCAGAATTATAGTAGTTAAAACTGGAACATTTACGTTACGAACAGCTGACACCTTTGACACTGGGCTTTATCACTGCATAGGCACGAATTACAACGACGCAGATATTCTCACATTTAGAATTACTGTGGTCGATCCTTATGTGGAACACAGCAGTGTAAATGGAGCCCACCTTTCCACATCTGTTGGCAGCACACTCTACCTTCCCTGTACATCTGCTGCTGTTCCAGATGCTGCTATTAGCTGGGTGTTACCTGAGCGTGTGATTCTTCATCATTCTGtcagaaacaaacacatttttgacAATGGTACCTTGAGAATACAAGGGGTAACAGAGCAAGACAGTGGCTATTTCAGATGTGTTGCAGCCAATCAGTACGGTGTTGATCTTTTGGTTCTCCAAGTGCTAGTTAGAAAGGACAAAAACACTCCACAGAAAATGCAGGTAGCTGTGGGAGAATGGGAAGAGAGTGATGGCTCTGGAAACGCAATGCTGGCCTCTGCTAGAAGGCATACAAATCCTTCAGCTCCTCTGGCTCCCTTGATAGCTAATGAGGAATCTGCTGCCCCAGCATCCAGGAACCAGGTCACGCAGAGTGCCTATAAAAGGCACAGTTACGGGAAACCATCCTACCGTCACTACAGGGACAAAATGGGCAGGAGGTTTCGGGGGCAGAGGAGACAGTTTGTTTCCTCAGCCAGGAGGGTTGACCCGCAGCGCTGGGCAGcctttctggaaaaaacaaagaggaacTCGACTCTTGTAGAAAAGCAAGAAGTTGAAATAAAACCAGCTATTCAAGGTCGTCAGCAATCAAAAGCACCTGTGGATGAGGAGGAAACATCTGGTGATCTCTCATCTCCAGAACAAGAATTCATGATACCAGTAACAGAGAGTGCCACTGCATCTCCTCTGGGGAAAGCAACACCGAGTGTGGTACCTGCAGGGCGCAGCATGCCCACCAGTAACAGTCCTGCTGGCTCAGcctccctcctggctgcagaggCTGTAGCTCCGCTACCCTCTCCTTCTTCACAGTCTGTCTCGTCTGACAGCAGGCAGCCACAAACATATCTAAACCCTACAATTACAAATTCAAACTCATGGGAAAGACCTGCTTTAAGTCAAATATCAGCAAATGTTATAAAACAATCAACTCAGCAAAGACTGGTATCTCCTGGAGAAAGTCCCAGCCCGCAATTAAATCCTGTGTCTTCAACACCCAGGGCAGATGTTACAGACACCAGTAAACCTGTAACTTCTGAAAATACGGTGGGCAAGCTACATGTTTTTACAGAGTCTACTAATAAGATTTCCACCAAAACGGATCATCAGATATCTGCAGCAACAGTCAGTGAACCAAATCCTGAAACCGGTCACGTTTACCTTCATAGCACCCAGAAACCAGTAATTACTAAGCTGCCACTGGGCTCAAACACCATTACTCATCAGAAAATTCAAATTATTCAGGATGTTACAACTCATGCACCTCAGCAGCAATatggaagaaggagaaaaatttcTGGTAGGAGAAAAATTGTCAGGCCAGGGCGTATTCCAAATATGAAAGAGCACAGGTACCATTTTGGGAAGCAAGACTCTGTCAGAGGAAACACAGCTCCAGGTGTCCTCTTGACTTCAAAATATACATCAGATTTACCTACCTTAAATAATTTAAGCAGCTCCATCAACCTAGTTAGCCCAGAAGCACCTCTGCCCTCCCCCTCCACCATGAATATGTCATTAGAGCACCCAGCAGGAGCTGTTCAAAACACAGCACTCCCCACAGCAGCGAACAGCGAACATGCTGCAAGGCAAAGAACTACTTCTGCGGTGATGCCTTTCTTTACAAAAAGCACCCAGGATACCCCCCAACAGAAATCAGAGACCAGTGCACCATTTCAGACAAGTACTTACAGAGTCCAGCCTTTTAGCACCAGACCACCAACAGCAACCTACACAGCTCATGTTACTGCAGAAATTGCACACACAGTAAGCACTAAGATACCTCCTACCCTTGAATCACTCTCACCCAACACTAAGTCTAGAGCCTCATCAAAAAATTCCCAAGGAGGAAAAATTACTGGGGAACATCTCTTTGGAAATGACACTCAGAAGGAAGTACTGAAAAAGCTACCAGAACACCAGACGGATGTGTTTCCATCAACAGAGGTATCAGTATTGCTTCCTAAGACTACAGCAGCATTACCTACATCCAAAATTTCTCCTTTGCCCTTTACACCCATTTCAGTGGGTGGGGATCCCAGTAGTGGTTTCCTGTCTTTAAACAAGTCCGTTCATTATGACAATGGTAAGTCAGGAGAACATCTCcccactgcagagctgcattCTCACCCTACTCCTGCAGCTAGCACAACTGAAGAACAGGATGTAGCAAGTTTGAAGCCAACAGCTATACGTATTGTTACTCCTCAAACTGACACCAAAATCACCAAAAGTAAAACATTCAGAGTGGGAAGAAAGAGAGgtcagaggaggaaaaggccCCCTAAAACATCTACTTCACGAAGCTTGACCACAGGCCATAGCACTACAGCACTTCCTCCTGGGAATACAGCCATACCTGCCGTGACAACAGTCAAATCAGCAGCCACGCCTGCAGGTCTTACACCTGCACAACCTCTCCCTGAGAGTGCAAGAGCGGTCTTAGTGACAGAAATGCCAGTGCCATGGAGCCTTGCTGCATCAGATACAGCTCAGCACATGCCTACAGCAGCTAAGCAGACATCAGCGACCCCAAGCACACGGATGAACATCCAGTCTGTTACGTTACCACCCAGTGGGCTTATTCCTCAGACCCCCACCACAACAACCCAAACCACACCACTGCTTTCAAAGCCGTTCAGTGCCACAAGCACACAACCCACTCCAGTTGGTGCTGGATCAAAACCCGCACAGCAAATCAAAGCCACCACAACGGCAGGTGAGATGGAGAAGAAAGTTACCCGAGAAAACCACGTTGCACAGCCCACGTTCCCAGGAAGAAGTGAGCCAAGTGCcggagctcctgcagccacgGGCACCGCTGCCCCCCGCGCTCAGCATCCcaccccgctgccagccccagcagcagccaggacacCCGCACCTACGGCAGAAGCCTCCTCACCTCCAAGTGGGGGGATCGGATTCAGGCAGAAGCCACGTACTGAAGGCACAGAGAGAGGCAAAATATTAGCTGGCAGCACCCTGACTGTTCCAGAGCCATCCCAGACTGCTACTCCGTGTGCTCCTCCGTGGGGTAGGGACAAGAACAATCCTGCCAAAGGCAGGTCTGACAAGAGACAAGATCAAGAAACTACCACCAGGAGCCCTATATCCTTCCACCCTTTAAGCAGAAATCATTTTGCAAAGCCCAGAATAATTGGAGGAAAATTAGCTGCTTTTACTGTGCTAGCTAATTCAGATGCTTTTATTCCTTGTGAAGCCGTCGGTAACCCCCAGCCAACAATACAGTGGACCAAGATATCAACAG GGCCCCCTGCTGCAGAGAGCCCGGATGGCAGCAGATGGACGGTGTTTGCCAACGGCACGCTGTCCATCGCGCGGGCAGGCCTGCAGGACCGCGGGCAGTACCTGTGCTCGGCGGGCAGCCCGCTCGGCACGGCGCGGCTCCTGGTCACGCTGTCGGTGGTGGCCTACCCGCCCCGCATCGCCGGCAGCAGGCCGCGGCTCCTCACCGCACACTCCGGGAAGGCCGTGGCAATGAAGTGCCAAGCTGAGGGCAGGCCTCCTCCCACGGTCTCGTGGGTCCTGGCCAACAAAACGTACATCTCCAGCTCttctaaggaaaatgaaagagttcACGTGCAACCAGATGGCACTCTAATCATCGAGGAAGTCACTGTTTATGACAGGGGCCTCTACACATGCGTGGCCAAAAATCCAGCAGGCACTGACATGCTGGTTGTGAAGCTGCAGGTCATTGCGGCACCTCCTgttattttggaggaaaagcGACAACAGATTGCAGGAACGGTGGGGGAAAGCCTGAAATTCCCTTGCACCGTGGAAGGAAATCCTCATCCCAGTGTCCACTGGGTTCTCTTTGATGGAACAGTGGTGAAACCTCTGCAGTTCGTAAATGCCAAGCTGTTCCTGTTCCCCAACGGCACCCTCCACCTCAGCAACCTCGCCCCTTCCGACAGCGGGAACTACGAGTGCATAGCTACAAGCTCGACTGGCTCAGAGAGGAGGGTGGTAAGCCTGCTGGTGGAACAGAGAGATACACTTCCCAAAATAGCTGCTGCCTCTCAAGAGATGACGCGATTGAATTTTGGGGATAAATTGCTTCTGAACTGCACAGCGACCGGGGAGCCAAAGCCCAGGATAATCTGGAGGTTACCTTCCAAGGCAGTTGTAGACCAGTGGCACAG AATGGGAAGTCGAATCCATGTGTACCCCAATGGATCCTTGGCTATTGAGGCAGTTACTGAAAAGGATGCAGGTGACTATTTGTGTGTTGCAAGAAACAAAATTGGAGATGATCTGATACTGATGAAAGTCAGCATCACAATGAAACCTGCCAAGATTGACCAGAAACAGTATTTCAAGAAACTGGTACCATATGGAAAAGATTTCAAAGTGGACTGCAAGGCCTCTGGGTCACCTGCACCAGAAATATCCTGGAGTTTGCCAGATGGGACTGTGATCAATAACGTGATGCTGGCAGATGACAGCGGACACAGGTCTCGCAGATACGTCCTCTTTGACAATGGGACTCTGTATCTCAACAAAGTCGGCATAACAGAAGAGGGAGATTATACCTGCTATGCCCAAAACACGCTGGGaagagatgaaatgaaaatacacatCACTGTCGTAACGACAGCTGCTCAGATAAAGCACAGTTACAAGACATACATAAAAGTGAAAGCTGGAGACACGGCATTATTGGACTGTGAAGTTGTTGGAGAACCCAAGCCAAAAGTATTCTGGTTGCTGCCTTCCAGTGACATGATCTCCTCCTCGACAGACAGATACTTCCTGCACGCTAATGGTTCCCTGTCAGTGAGTCAAGTCAAACTGCTGGATGCTGGGGAGTATATGTGCGTTGCCCGTAATGCTGGAGGGGATGATACAAAATTGTTCAAACTGGATGTTGAGGCTAAACCGCCTATCATAAATGGTTtatacacaaacaaaacaattattaaAGTGACAGCAGTGAGGCATTCAAAGAAACAAATCGACTGTAGGGCAGAAGGGACACCTCCCCCTCAGATTATGTGGATTATGCCTGATAACATTTTCCTAACAGCTCCATATTATGGGAGTAGGATTGTAGTATACAAAAATGGAACACTTGAAATTCGGAACCTGAGACCTTCTGACACAGCAGATTTTATCTGTGTGGCGCGTAATGACTGGGGAGAGAGCATGTTGGTGGTGCGGCTGGAGGTACTGGAAATGCTAAGGCGACCAATGTTTAAAAATCCattcaatgaaaaaataatagcaaaaccTGGAAAAGCTACCACACTGAATTGTTCTGTGGATGGAAACCCTCCACCTGAAATAAGCTGGATGTTGCCTAACGGCACGTGGTTTTCCAAGGGGATCAAGACTTCCCAGTTTCTTACAGGAAGCAATGGCACTCTTACCATCTACAATCCTAACAGAGACAAAGCAGGGAAGTATCGCTGTGCAGCTAAGAATAAAGTTGGCTACATTGAAAGGCTGATCATCTTGGAGATCGGCCAGAAGCCCAGTATTCTGGTGCACCCCAAGGGGCCAGTGAAGGGCATCAGTGGGGAATCGTTATCGCTCCACTGCCTGTCTGACGGGAGTCCCAAACCAAACACAGCGTGGACCCTGCCAGGTGGCTTTGTGCTGGACCGACCTCAGATCAATAGGAAATACATTCTGCTGGAAAATGGCACTCTAGTTATACGAGAAGCTTCCATTCACGACAGAGGGAATTACGTGTGTAAGGCCCATAATAACGCTGGAGAGTCATCTCTAACTGTTCCTGTCATTATTGTAGCCTATCCCCCCAGGATTACAAACAGACCACCACAGACCGTACATACGATGCCTGGTGCAGCAGTTCAACTCACCTGCATGGCACTGGGAATACCAAAACCAGAAATTATGTGGGAATTACCTGACCACTCGATACTCTCTACAGGTAACCAAGGCCAAGCatccaggagcaaactgcttcaTCCCCCAGGGACACTGGTCATCCAGGATCCCCGGCCGTCAGATTCTGGCATGTACAAGTGCACGGCAAAGAACCATCTTGGCAGTGACTTCACAGTAACGTACATTCATGTcatttga